One segment of Paenibacillus sp. FSL R7-0337 DNA contains the following:
- a CDS encoding DUF1385 domain-containing protein, protein MSQETPSYGGQAVIEGVMFGGKHVNVTAVRRKNQEITFLEVPKSDKSWVLKLRKIPLLRGIVSIIDSSAKGSKHLNYSAESYAEDETEPEELAKQQAKGKDKKKDEGWSLGMIFGVAVMGILSFLFGKLIFTLVPVFVEDFLFKNVFDNYILHNLVEGGIKLILLLVYLWAISQTPVIKRLFQYHGAEHKVISAFEAGEELTVANVQKYSRLHYRCGSSFMMLTIILGVIIYSVVPWNSLMERVLQRIVLLPVVIGISFEVLKGTNAVRDIPGLKYLGYPGLWLQLLTTKEPKDDMVEVSIASFNRMRELDAAIEAKGYSEASVSGGILDPAKG, encoded by the coding sequence TTGTCCCAGGAAACTCCCAGTTACGGCGGCCAAGCCGTCATCGAAGGCGTCATGTTCGGCGGCAAGCATGTCAACGTAACAGCCGTAAGACGAAAGAATCAGGAGATTACATTTTTGGAGGTGCCGAAGAGCGATAAGAGCTGGGTCCTTAAACTGCGCAAGATTCCGCTGCTTCGCGGCATTGTCAGTATTATAGATTCCAGCGCCAAAGGCTCGAAGCATCTGAACTATTCGGCAGAATCCTATGCCGAGGATGAGACGGAGCCGGAAGAGCTTGCTAAGCAGCAGGCGAAGGGCAAGGACAAGAAGAAGGACGAAGGCTGGAGTCTCGGGATGATCTTCGGCGTAGCTGTAATGGGTATTCTTTCTTTCCTGTTCGGCAAGCTGATTTTCACGCTGGTCCCGGTATTCGTAGAAGATTTTTTGTTCAAGAATGTATTTGACAACTATATTCTGCACAACCTTGTGGAAGGCGGCATCAAGCTCATTCTCCTGCTCGTCTATCTCTGGGCGATCTCGCAGACACCAGTGATCAAGCGGCTCTTCCAGTACCATGGAGCTGAGCATAAGGTCATCAGCGCCTTTGAAGCTGGTGAAGAGCTGACAGTAGCGAACGTACAGAAATACAGCCGTCTGCATTACCGCTGCGGAAGCAGCTTCATGATGCTGACGATTATCCTCGGTGTGATTATCTACTCGGTCGTCCCATGGAATTCCCTGATGGAACGGGTACTGCAGCGTATCGTTCTTTTGCCGGTGGTCATCGGAATCTCGTTCGAGGTACTGAAGGGCACGAATGCGGTAAGAGATATTCCCGGCCTTAAGTATCTGGGGTACCCTGGCCTGTGGCTGCAGCTGTTGACTACCAAGGAACCTAAGGACGATATGGTAGAGGTGTCTATCGCTTCCTTCAACCGGATGCGGGAGCTGGACGCTGCAATTGAAGCAAAAGGATATTCGGAGGCAAGTGTGTCAGGCGGCATTTTGGATCCTGCGAAAGGATGA
- a CDS encoding patatin-like phospholipase family protein, producing the protein MEINAVFEGGGVKGIALAGAVQATERAGRTFGRVAGTSSGSIIASLLAAGYSGETMSRIIRRTPFTSFLTRAALYNTAFVGPALRVLLKKGLYSGQALEAWIRGLLLEQGVVTFRDLPRGKLRVITSDITNGRIVVLPDDLVQYGIEPDSFEVAKAVRMSCSIPYFFDPVILRLAGEAARGKSFSGQLIYMVDGGVLSNFPLWLFDEKKDGFQSPERRTPTIGYQLIGKASPQPHHITGPFSMLEAMVETMLSAHDERYIETDKFVRTVKIPTLGISTTEFHITETQTDALYTAGIAAGEEFFANYRPAPPSYTWRAPLQTAGPRR; encoded by the coding sequence ATGGAGATTAACGCTGTATTTGAAGGCGGTGGAGTTAAAGGAATTGCTCTTGCAGGTGCGGTGCAGGCAACGGAACGCGCGGGCCGGACCTTCGGGCGGGTAGCAGGTACCTCTTCCGGCTCGATCATTGCCTCGCTGCTGGCAGCGGGGTACAGCGGTGAGACCATGAGCCGGATTATCCGGCGTACGCCGTTCACCTCCTTCCTGACAAGGGCAGCGCTCTACAACACCGCCTTCGTCGGGCCGGCCTTACGTGTGCTGCTCAAGAAGGGGCTGTACTCAGGCCAGGCGCTGGAAGCGTGGATTCGCGGCCTCCTGCTGGAGCAGGGGGTAGTTACGTTCCGGGATCTGCCGCGCGGCAAGCTGCGGGTGATTACATCAGACATCACCAACGGGCGGATTGTGGTGCTGCCCGATGATCTGGTGCAGTACGGGATAGAGCCTGACAGCTTCGAAGTTGCCAAGGCGGTGCGGATGAGCTGCAGTATTCCGTACTTCTTCGATCCGGTGATCCTGCGGCTGGCCGGAGAGGCGGCCCGGGGGAAATCGTTCAGCGGGCAGCTGATCTATATGGTGGACGGCGGGGTGCTCAGTAATTTTCCGCTCTGGCTGTTCGATGAGAAGAAAGATGGCTTCCAATCACCAGAGCGCAGAACGCCAACCATTGGCTACCAGCTGATCGGAAAGGCATCCCCGCAGCCGCATCATATTACGGGGCCGTTCAGCATGCTGGAGGCGATGGTGGAGACGATGCTCTCCGCACATGATGAACGGTATATTGAGACGGATAAATTCGTTCGTACGGTCAAAATCCCTACGCTGGGCATCTCCACCACCGAGTTTCATATCACGGAGACACAGACCGACGCCTTGTATACGGCGGGGATCGCAGCCGGAGAAGAGTTCTTCGCTAACTATCGTCCAGCACCGCCTTCCTATACCTGGAGGGCACCCCTTCAGACTGCAGGTCCAAGGCGGTAA
- a CDS encoding family 10 glycosylhydrolase, whose translation MNYRKWIVGLLVIMLCLPVWTPGARAASVQITIELDGETLSPDVPPYITRTNVTMVPAGVISQGLGAGVKWDQASKTATISKDNNVLQLTSGKTSAIVNGAAVRLDTSVQITQGRVMVPLRFVSEQLGLQVLWVQATKHISLYSGMEIGGPSTPVTPSVPSVPTPTVPTPSVTIPTVPSPTVPSIPGAKTAKAMKGAWVSTVYNLDWPSTSSAGNPDKQKKEFDSLLDKLKAAGFNSVFVQVRPSGDALYPSQIVPWSKVLSGTQGKEPGYDPLAYMVSSAHSRGMQLHAWFNPFRATTDASTSSLAPNHVAKLHPDWIVKAENKLYINPGIPEARQHIIDTVMEVVRGYDIDGVHLDDYFYPSNVAFADDTAFKTFNAQGIAGKGDWRRDNINQFIRQLGQEIHAAKPSVSYGVSPFGVWRNKKADSTGSDTSAGVSAYDDMYADVRTWIQNGWIDYVAPQVYWSLSFSAARYDKLVDWWVNEVKGTKVKLYIGLASYKVGDTKQTAEWQSGDQIINQLKYNEKYDEVTGSILFRANDIVVRDPYGLASLLSFYFKN comes from the coding sequence ATGAATTACCGTAAATGGATCGTAGGACTGCTCGTAATTATGCTATGTCTGCCTGTGTGGACGCCGGGTGCACGTGCAGCTTCTGTGCAGATCACCATTGAACTGGATGGGGAGACGCTTAGCCCGGATGTGCCGCCGTATATTACACGTACTAACGTTACGATGGTGCCGGCTGGAGTGATTAGCCAGGGACTGGGTGCCGGTGTGAAATGGGATCAGGCCAGTAAGACAGCAACCATCAGCAAGGATAATAATGTACTGCAGCTGACCAGCGGCAAAACAAGCGCCATCGTTAACGGTGCTGCCGTCCGTCTGGATACTTCTGTACAGATCACGCAGGGGCGGGTGATGGTACCGCTTCGCTTTGTAAGCGAGCAGCTTGGGCTGCAGGTACTCTGGGTTCAGGCTACGAAGCATATTTCCTTATACTCCGGCATGGAAATCGGCGGGCCTTCTACACCTGTGACGCCATCAGTTCCGTCAGTGCCTACACCAACTGTACCTACGCCATCTGTGACAATACCAACGGTACCGTCACCAACCGTACCTTCGATTCCTGGTGCCAAGACCGCAAAGGCCATGAAGGGGGCTTGGGTATCCACTGTGTATAATCTGGATTGGCCCTCAACGTCTTCGGCAGGCAATCCGGACAAGCAGAAGAAGGAGTTCGACAGCCTGCTGGATAAGCTGAAGGCAGCCGGGTTCAATAGTGTATTCGTTCAGGTCAGACCGTCTGGTGATGCGCTTTATCCTTCACAGATCGTGCCCTGGTCCAAGGTGCTTAGCGGGACTCAGGGTAAGGAGCCCGGCTACGACCCGCTGGCCTATATGGTTAGCAGTGCCCACAGCCGGGGAATGCAGCTGCACGCCTGGTTCAATCCATTCCGGGCTACAACCGATGCTTCTACCAGCAGCCTAGCCCCTAACCATGTAGCCAAGCTTCATCCGGACTGGATCGTCAAGGCGGAGAATAAGCTGTACATCAACCCGGGGATTCCGGAAGCGCGGCAGCATATTATTGACACGGTGATGGAGGTGGTCAGAGGGTATGATATCGACGGGGTGCATTTGGATGATTATTTCTATCCGTCAAATGTAGCTTTTGCCGATGATACGGCCTTCAAGACCTTCAATGCACAAGGAATTGCTGGCAAAGGAGATTGGCGGCGGGATAATATCAACCAGTTCATTCGTCAGCTGGGGCAGGAGATTCATGCAGCGAAGCCGTCCGTCTCATATGGGGTCAGCCCGTTCGGGGTATGGCGTAACAAAAAGGCAGACAGCACCGGCTCGGATACTTCAGCAGGGGTGTCAGCCTATGATGACATGTATGCGGATGTGCGTACCTGGATTCAGAACGGCTGGATCGATTATGTTGCCCCGCAGGTCTATTGGAGCCTCTCCTTCAGCGCTGCCCGTTATGATAAGCTGGTGGACTGGTGGGTGAATGAGGTTAAGGGAACGAAGGTTAAGCTGTATATCGGTCTGGCCTCCTACAAGGTAGGGGATACCAAGCAGACAGCGGAATGGCAGAGCGGAGATCAGATTATCAACCAGCTCAAATATAATGAGAAGTACGATGAGGTGACAGGCAGCATCCTGTTCCGGGCGAATGATATTGTAGTCCGTGACCCGTATGGACTGGCCAGCCTGCTCAGCTTCTATTTCAAGAATTAA
- the mntR gene encoding transcriptional regulator MntR encodes MPTPSMEDYLERIYKLIDEKGYARVSDIAEGLEVHPSSVTKMIQKLDKDEYLIYEKYRGLVLTSKGKKVGKRLVDRHQLLEEFLGIIGVQQEHIYKDVEGIEHHLSWDSITRIETLVEYFRRDEARVQTLYDIHHEIASDS; translated from the coding sequence ATGCCAACACCCAGCATGGAGGATTATTTGGAGCGCATATATAAGCTCATCGACGAGAAGGGTTATGCGCGGGTCTCGGATATTGCCGAGGGGCTGGAAGTCCATCCCTCCTCTGTGACCAAGATGATCCAAAAACTGGATAAGGACGAATATCTCATCTATGAGAAATATCGTGGGCTTGTCCTAACAAGCAAAGGAAAAAAAGTGGGGAAACGTCTTGTGGACCGCCATCAGCTGCTGGAGGAGTTCCTCGGGATTATTGGGGTACAGCAAGAGCATATTTATAAGGATGTTGAAGGCATTGAGCATCACTTGAGCTGGGATTCCATCACCCGGATCGAAACGCTGGTGGAATATTTCCGCCGGGATGAAGCGCGTGTGCAGACCTTGTACGATATTCACCATGAGATAGCCAGCGATTCATAA
- the splB gene encoding spore photoproduct lyase, whose product MSLITPERPPAKRTRKPTGLFIPELVFFEPDALNYPKGERIMEWVKSRNIPYRMTTSHNRITNLPGETEVEQYKIAKRTLVVGLRKTLTFDQSKPSADYAIPIATGCMGHCHYCYLQTTLGAKPYIRVYVNTGDIIDAAKKYITERSPEITTFEAACTSDPLGLEHITGSLTELIEFMAEEPLGRLRFVTKYQHVEPLLKLKHNGHTRVRFSVNADYVIKNFEPATSRFEERIEAAGQIARAGYPLGFIIAPIIWHDGWEEGYSELLEKLAHALPPGIGKGLTFEMIQHRFTKTAKTVIEKRYPKSKLEMDIEKRKKKWGKWGQNKYVYPDEQQTALREFITERIFEHFPEAAIDYFT is encoded by the coding sequence ATGAGCTTAATCACACCCGAACGCCCTCCTGCCAAAAGAACGCGCAAGCCCACCGGACTCTTCATCCCGGAGCTTGTGTTCTTTGAACCTGATGCGCTGAATTATCCCAAAGGGGAGCGGATTATGGAGTGGGTCAAGTCCCGCAATATTCCCTACCGCATGACCACCTCGCATAACCGGATTACCAATCTGCCGGGCGAGACGGAAGTCGAACAATACAAAATCGCCAAACGGACGCTTGTGGTCGGCTTGCGCAAGACACTCACTTTTGACCAGTCGAAGCCGTCTGCCGATTATGCGATTCCGATTGCCACCGGGTGCATGGGCCATTGCCATTATTGTTACCTGCAGACCACGCTGGGAGCGAAGCCCTACATCCGCGTCTATGTCAACACCGGGGACATCATCGATGCAGCCAAAAAATATATCACTGAGCGTTCCCCGGAAATCACGACGTTCGAAGCGGCCTGTACCTCAGACCCGCTTGGCCTTGAGCATATTACGGGTTCGCTGACGGAACTGATCGAATTCATGGCGGAGGAGCCGCTCGGGCGGCTGCGCTTCGTGACCAAATACCAGCATGTCGAGCCGCTGCTTAAGCTGAAGCATAACGGCCATACCCGTGTACGCTTCAGCGTGAACGCCGACTATGTGATTAAGAACTTCGAGCCGGCCACCTCACGCTTCGAAGAGCGGATTGAGGCCGCCGGACAGATCGCCCGTGCCGGATATCCGCTGGGCTTCATCATTGCCCCTATTATCTGGCACGATGGCTGGGAAGAAGGCTACAGCGAGCTGCTGGAGAAGCTGGCGCATGCCCTGCCGCCGGGGATTGGCAAGGGGCTAACCTTTGAAATGATCCAGCACCGCTTCACCAAGACGGCCAAGACCGTCATCGAGAAGCGCTATCCGAAGTCCAAGCTGGAGATGGACATCGAGAAGCGCAAGAAGAAATGGGGCAAATGGGGACAGAATAAATATGTCTATCCGGACGAACAGCAAACCGCCCTGCGCGAATTCATCACAGAGCGGATTTTTGAACATTTTCCGGAAGCGGCTATTGATTATTTCACTTAA
- a CDS encoding cytochrome c biogenesis protein CcdA — MSNLNAGIAFAAGVASFISPCCLPLYPSYLSYITGLSVQELKSGSNSKEVRLRTLSHTLAFILGFSAVFYTLGFGAGLFGEFFNGQRDLIRQLSAILIIVMGLFLLGVFQPQFLLRERKLELRWKPAGYLGSFIFGIGFSAGWSPCLGPILTAIIALSASDPGTWFTMITAYSIGFALPFFGLAFFLGGARKILKYSNLLMKLGGGLMVFMGILLFTDQMFRITIWLQGITPRWLIF, encoded by the coding sequence GTGTCCAACCTGAATGCAGGAATCGCTTTTGCCGCCGGAGTGGCATCATTCATATCGCCTTGTTGCCTGCCGCTGTATCCTTCTTATCTATCTTATATTACCGGTTTATCGGTGCAGGAACTGAAGAGCGGCAGTAACAGCAAAGAGGTCCGTCTCCGGACCCTCTCGCATACACTGGCGTTTATTCTGGGCTTCTCTGCAGTGTTCTATACCCTCGGCTTTGGAGCAGGCTTGTTCGGTGAATTCTTCAACGGCCAGCGGGATTTGATTCGTCAATTATCGGCGATCCTAATCATTGTCATGGGGCTCTTCCTGCTGGGCGTATTCCAGCCGCAGTTCCTGCTCCGGGAACGCAAGCTGGAGCTGAGATGGAAGCCTGCTGGTTACCTTGGCTCCTTCATCTTCGGCATCGGGTTCTCGGCAGGCTGGTCGCCCTGCTTAGGCCCTATTCTAACAGCCATAATTGCGCTTTCGGCCAGTGATCCGGGAACGTGGTTTACGATGATAACGGCATACAGTATCGGCTTTGCACTTCCGTTCTTCGGACTGGCCTTTTTCCTGGGCGGGGCGCGCAAGATCCTGAAGTACTCCAACCTGCTGATGAAGCTGGGCGGCGGGCTGATGGTATTCATGGGCATCCTGCTGTTCACCGACCAGATGTTCCGCATAACGATTTGGCTGCAGGGCATCACGCCTCGCTGGCTGATTTTCTAA
- a CDS encoding metal ABC transporter permease, producing the protein MEILFSDFFQRALAGGLMIGITAPLIGVFLVLRRLSMIGDTLAHVTIAGVALGFLTGFYPLGAGLIFAVMASFAIEKLRKAYKSYAELSIAIIMSGGVALASLFFTLGKGYNADVMSYLFGSIYTLNTTDLIVVGIVTIAVVVVVTLFFKEFFLLSFEEDAASVSGLPVKLLNMLITVLTALVISTAIKIVGSLLVSALLTIPVAISLLLSRSFKSSVILSVAIAEIAVTSGLVIAGVWNLAPGATIVLLLIALLTLTLIGKKGLPA; encoded by the coding sequence TTGGAAATCCTGTTTAGTGATTTTTTCCAGCGGGCGCTGGCCGGAGGGCTGATGATTGGCATTACGGCACCGCTGATCGGCGTTTTTCTGGTGCTGCGGCGTCTGTCCATGATCGGAGATACACTGGCGCATGTTACGATTGCCGGGGTCGCGCTGGGCTTTCTGACCGGCTTTTACCCGCTGGGTGCGGGGCTGATCTTTGCAGTCATGGCCTCATTTGCCATTGAGAAGCTGCGCAAAGCCTACAAAAGCTACGCTGAACTGTCCATTGCGATCATTATGTCGGGCGGTGTAGCGCTGGCCTCGCTTTTTTTCACCTTGGGCAAAGGGTATAATGCAGATGTAATGAGCTATCTGTTCGGCAGCATCTATACGCTGAATACTACCGATCTAATTGTGGTGGGAATCGTAACGATTGCGGTTGTGGTGGTCGTAACCTTATTCTTCAAAGAATTCTTCCTGCTCAGCTTCGAGGAGGATGCGGCCAGTGTCAGCGGACTTCCGGTGAAACTGCTCAATATGCTGATCACGGTGTTAACGGCCCTGGTGATCAGTACGGCGATCAAGATTGTCGGCTCGCTGCTGGTCTCTGCGCTGTTAACCATTCCTGTTGCCATTAGTCTGCTGCTGTCTCGGAGCTTCAAGTCCTCGGTCATTCTGTCCGTGGCGATTGCTGAGATTGCCGTCACTTCCGGATTAGTCATTGCAGGGGTATGGAACCTGGCTCCGGGAGCAACAATTGTCCTGCTGCTGATAGCACTGTTGACCCTAACCCTCATCGGCAAAAAAGGGCTGCCGGCCTAA
- a CDS encoding metal ABC transporter ATP-binding protein yields MQPVSLDCHQHMIEIQDLSFSYGEQKVISNLNYTVKERDFLGILGSNGAGKTTLLKMIVGLLPATSGEIKLFGQPVRRFKDWERIGYVPQKNAFNPLFPATVREVVLSGLYNNKNLIRRVSKAQHRQCEDALEVMRIQDIAEKRVGQLSGGQQQRVFLARALINHPDLLILDEPTVGIDAETQAGFFELIMHMHAHHHMTFLMVSHDIDMMKNYLGSEPVQKNGKINFYCRHSHEAQNCAVDNLQHTLS; encoded by the coding sequence ATGCAACCGGTATCCCTGGACTGCCATCAGCATATGATCGAAATACAGGATTTGTCCTTCTCCTACGGGGAACAGAAGGTCATTTCGAACTTGAATTATACGGTAAAAGAACGTGATTTCCTCGGTATCCTCGGTTCTAACGGTGCAGGCAAGACGACACTGCTTAAGATGATCGTCGGCCTGCTGCCGGCCACCAGCGGGGAGATCAAATTATTCGGCCAGCCGGTGCGGAGGTTCAAGGACTGGGAGCGGATCGGCTATGTGCCGCAGAAGAATGCGTTCAACCCGCTGTTCCCCGCAACCGTCCGTGAGGTCGTATTGTCCGGTCTGTACAACAACAAGAATCTGATCCGGCGGGTCTCGAAGGCCCAGCACCGGCAGTGTGAGGATGCACTGGAAGTGATGCGGATTCAGGACATCGCCGAGAAAAGAGTCGGCCAGCTGTCCGGCGGCCAGCAGCAGCGTGTCTTCCTGGCCCGCGCGCTGATCAACCACCCGGATCTGCTGATTCTGGATGAGCCTACCGTCGGCATTGACGCCGAGACCCAGGCCGGATTCTTCGAGCTGATCATGCACATGCATGCCCATCACCATATGACCTTCCTGATGGTCTCGCATGATATCGACATGATGAAGAATTACCTGGGCAGTGAGCCGGTACAGAAGAATGGTAAAATCAACTTCTACTGCCGCCACTCGCACGAGGCGCAGAACTGCGCCGTTGACAATTTGCAGCATACGTTGTCCTGA
- a CDS encoding zinc ABC transporter substrate-binding protein translates to MVTKSLQKGLLLAAVLLLTLSLAACGPKSSGSIIEGKVNVITTFYPIYEFTAEIGGDEANVINLLPVGVEPHDWTPRSQDIISTSKAQLFLYNGAGLEGWVPNFLKSLDGDSKTKAVEVSQGVKLITTDEDDGHDHGHEGEEAEVDGHGDNLHTDPHTWVSPKSALVMAKNIKESLQAVDPAHTAGYEERYLKLVDRLNALDLKFTEELGKLPNKEIVVSHQAFSYLARDYGLSQHAIMGLSPDAEPRGQDLVKLAALVKAEGIRYIFFEELVSDKLAKTLASETGVSTMVLNPVEGLTEAQQKNGDNYFTLMEKNLQNLILALQ, encoded by the coding sequence ATGGTAACAAAAAGCTTGCAAAAAGGGCTGCTGCTTGCTGCTGTGCTGCTGCTTACGCTGTCGCTGGCGGCATGCGGACCGAAGAGCAGCGGAAGCATTATTGAAGGAAAAGTGAACGTTATAACTACTTTTTATCCTATATATGAATTCACTGCCGAAATCGGTGGCGACGAAGCCAATGTAATCAACCTGCTTCCTGTAGGGGTCGAGCCGCATGATTGGACACCGCGCAGCCAGGATATCATAAGTACTTCTAAGGCGCAGTTGTTCCTCTATAATGGAGCCGGTCTGGAAGGTTGGGTACCCAATTTCCTTAAGAGCCTTGATGGTGACAGTAAGACCAAGGCTGTAGAGGTTAGCCAAGGGGTGAAGCTGATTACAACGGATGAAGACGATGGGCATGATCATGGTCATGAAGGTGAAGAAGCTGAAGTAGACGGGCATGGCGACAACCTGCACACCGACCCGCATACCTGGGTAAGTCCGAAATCGGCGCTTGTGATGGCTAAGAATATCAAGGAAAGTCTTCAAGCCGTTGATCCTGCGCATACCGCAGGCTATGAAGAGCGTTATCTGAAGCTCGTGGACCGCCTGAACGCACTGGATCTGAAGTTCACTGAAGAGCTGGGCAAGCTGCCTAACAAGGAGATTGTCGTATCTCATCAGGCGTTCTCGTATCTGGCACGTGACTACGGCCTGTCGCAGCATGCCATTATGGGGCTGTCGCCGGACGCTGAACCGCGCGGGCAGGATTTGGTGAAGCTGGCGGCGCTGGTTAAGGCAGAGGGCATCCGTTATATTTTCTTCGAGGAGCTTGTATCCGATAAGCTGGCTAAGACACTGGCAAGTGAGACCGGTGTATCCACGATGGTGCTGAACCCGGTAGAAGGACTGACCGAGGCCCAGCAGAAGAACGGGGACAACTATTTCACGTTAATGGAGAAAAATTTGCAAAATCTCATTCTGGCCTTACAATAA
- the metG gene encoding methionine--tRNA ligase — protein sequence MSENKTFYLTTPIYYPSDKLHIGHAYSTVAGDAMARYKRLRGYEVRYLTGTDEHGQKIEEKAGKAGKTPQEFVDGIVVGIKDLWKKLDISNDDFIRTTEERHKKVVADIFDRLLKQGDIYKGEYEGWYCISDETFYTETQLVDIERDADGKITGGKSPDSGHPVELVKEESYFFRMSKYADRLLKFYEENPEFILPESRKNEMINNFIKPGLEDLAVSRTTFDWGVKVKGDEKHVVYVWIDALTNYITALGYGSEDRSLYDKYWPADVHIVGKEIVRFHTIYWPIILMALGEPLPKKVFAHGWLLMKDGKMSKSKGNVVDPVTLIDRYGLDALRYYLLREVPFGSDGTFTPESFVDRINYDLANDLGNLLNRTGAMVEKYFGGELPAYAGQVTAFDGELEAVVQSTYAKVEEAMEKMEFSVALTAIGALISRTNKYIDETQPWVLAKDESRSAELASVMRHLVEGLRTASILLQPFLTGAPAKIWEQLGIQPGELTTWESGRSFGLIPAGTRLVKGDPIFPRLDVAQEVAYIAEAMGAGKPAAAEAAPAAAAVTPDAAAADPEEEEHKEEIGIDDFAKAELRVAQVIACEPVKKADKLLKLQLDLGYEQRQVVSGIAKFYTPEELVGRKVICIVNLKPVKLRGELSQGMILAASKGEQLTIATVPDSMPNGAIVK from the coding sequence ATGAGTGAGAACAAAACCTTTTATCTAACAACACCGATCTATTATCCGAGCGACAAGCTGCATATCGGGCATGCGTATTCCACGGTAGCCGGTGATGCGATGGCCCGATACAAGCGGCTGCGCGGCTATGAGGTGCGCTATCTGACGGGTACGGACGAGCATGGGCAGAAGATTGAAGAGAAGGCCGGCAAGGCCGGGAAGACCCCGCAGGAGTTCGTGGACGGGATTGTAGTCGGCATTAAGGATCTGTGGAAGAAGCTGGACATCTCAAATGATGATTTCATCCGTACCACGGAGGAGCGCCATAAGAAGGTGGTTGCGGATATTTTTGACCGCCTGCTGAAGCAAGGGGATATCTACAAAGGGGAATACGAAGGCTGGTACTGTATTTCGGATGAGACCTTCTACACCGAAACCCAACTGGTGGATATTGAACGTGATGCTGACGGCAAGATTACCGGAGGGAAAAGTCCGGACAGCGGACACCCGGTGGAACTGGTCAAGGAGGAGAGCTACTTCTTCCGCATGAGCAAGTATGCTGACCGTCTGCTGAAGTTCTACGAGGAGAACCCTGAGTTTATCCTGCCGGAATCCCGCAAGAACGAGATGATTAACAACTTCATCAAGCCGGGTCTGGAGGATCTGGCGGTATCCCGTACGACTTTTGACTGGGGTGTTAAGGTAAAAGGCGACGAGAAGCATGTAGTGTATGTATGGATCGATGCGCTTACTAACTACATTACGGCCCTTGGCTATGGCTCGGAGGACCGCAGCCTGTATGACAAGTACTGGCCTGCGGATGTACATATCGTCGGGAAGGAAATTGTCCGCTTCCATACGATCTACTGGCCGATCATTCTGATGGCACTTGGCGAACCGCTGCCGAAGAAGGTGTTCGCGCACGGCTGGCTGCTGATGAAGGATGGCAAGATGTCCAAATCCAAGGGTAATGTGGTCGATCCGGTAACTCTAATTGACCGTTACGGCCTGGATGCTCTGCGCTATTATCTGCTGCGCGAGGTTCCCTTCGGCTCGGACGGAACCTTCACGCCGGAGAGCTTCGTGGATCGTATTAACTACGATCTGGCCAATGACCTGGGTAACCTGCTGAACCGGACTGGCGCAATGGTGGAGAAATACTTCGGCGGCGAGCTTCCGGCTTATGCCGGCCAGGTGACCGCATTTGACGGTGAGCTTGAGGCGGTAGTACAGAGTACTTACGCCAAGGTGGAAGAAGCGATGGAGAAGATGGAATTCTCCGTAGCCCTGACTGCCATCGGCGCGCTGATCAGCCGGACGAACAAATACATTGACGAGACTCAGCCTTGGGTGCTCGCCAAGGACGAGAGCCGCAGCGCTGAACTGGCTTCAGTAATGAGACACCTGGTCGAGGGACTGCGCACCGCGTCCATCCTGCTCCAGCCGTTCCTGACCGGCGCTCCGGCGAAGATCTGGGAGCAGCTGGGCATTCAGCCGGGCGAGCTGACCACCTGGGAGAGCGGCCGATCCTTCGGCCTGATTCCAGCGGGCACCCGGCTGGTGAAGGGCGACCCGATCTTCCCGCGCCTGGATGTGGCGCAGGAGGTAGCGTACATCGCCGAAGCGATGGGAGCCGGGAAGCCGGCCGCTGCAGAGGCGGCGCCGGCAGCGGCTGCTGTGACTCCGGATGCGGCAGCTGCCGATCCGGAGGAAGAGGAGCATAAGGAAGAAATCGGCATCGACGATTTCGCCAAGGCGGAGCTGCGCGTAGCCCAGGTTATCGCCTGCGAGCCAGTGAAGAAGGCGGATAAGCTGCTGAAGCTGCAGCTGGATCTTGGCTATGAGCAGCGCCAGGTGGTATCCGGCATTGCGAAGTTCTACACACCGGAGGAGCTGGTGGGACGCAAGGTGATCTGCATTGTGAACCTGAAGCCGGTGAAGCTGCGCGGTGAGCTGTCTCAGGGCATGATTCTGGCCGCCTCCAAGGGCGAGCAGCTGACCATTGCTACCGTGCCGGACAGCATGCCGAACGGAGCGATTGTGAAATAA